A stretch of Triticum aestivum cultivar Chinese Spring chromosome 1D, IWGSC CS RefSeq v2.1, whole genome shotgun sequence DNA encodes these proteins:
- the LOC123182164 gene encoding fructose-1,6-bisphosphatase, cytosolic isoform X1: MDHAAEAQRTDLMTITRHALNEQGRHPESRGDFTILLSHIVLGCKFVASAVNKAGLAKLIGLAGETNVQGEEQKKLDVLSNEVFVKALVSSGRTCVLVSEENEAAIFVDAPLRGKYCVCFDPLDGSSNIDCGVSIGTIFGIYMIKDKDNATLEDVLQPGTDMIAAGYCMYGSSCTLVLSTGNGVNGFTLDPSLGEFILTHPNIKIPNKGKIYSVNEGNARNWDAPTAKYAERCKFPQDGSSPKSLRYIGSMVADVHRTLLYGGIFLYPADKKSPSGKVRPLKLFLLRYTRGLRYSSGATMMWRRLNHCMLRSRAPPDLSS; this comes from the exons ATGGACCACGCGGCGGAGGCGCAGCGGACGGACCTGATGACGATCACGCGGCACGCGCTGAACGAGCAGGGCCGGCACCCGGAGTCCCGGGGCGACTTCACCATCCTCCTCTCCCACATCGTCCTCGGCTGCAAGTTCGTCGCCTCCGCCGTCAACAAGGCCGGCCTCGCCAAGCTCATCGGCCTCGCCGGGGAGACCAACGTCCAG GGCGAGGAGCAGAAGAAGCTGGACGTGCTCTCCAACGAGGTCTTTGTCAAGGCGCTTGTCAGCAGCGGCCGCACT TGTGTCCTCGTGTCTGAAGAGAACGAGGCGGCCATCTTCGTCGACGCGCCCCTCCGCGGAAAGTACTGCGTGTGCTTCGATCCCTTGGACGGCTCCTCCAACATCGACTGCGGCGTCTCCATCGGGACG ATCTTCGGGATCTACATGATCAAAGACAAGGACAACGCGACCCTGGAGGACGTGCTGCAACCCGGGACCGACATGATCGCCGCTGGCTACTGCATGTACGGGAGCTCATGCACG CTTGTCCTAAGCACTGGAAACGGTGTAAATGGCTTCACCCTTGATCCTTCCCTCGGGGAGTTCATACTTACCCATCCCAACATAAAG ATACCAAACAAAGGGAAGATCTACTCGGTCAATGAAGGGAACGCCAGAAACTGGGACGCGCCCACTGCAAA GTACGCAGAGAGATGCAAGTTTCCCCAAGACGGCTCATCGCCAAAATCCCTGAGATATATCGGAAG CATGGTTGCGGATGTTCATCGTACCCTGCTCTACGGAGGCATATTTCTGTACCCCGCCGACAAGAAGAGCCCCAGCGGAAAGGTTCG GCCCTTGAAATTGTTCCTTCTGAGATACACCAGAGGTCTCCGATATTCCTCGGGAGCTACGATGATGTGGAGGAGATTAAATCATTGTATGCTTCGGAGTCGAGCACCGCCTGATCTGAGTTCCTGA
- the LOC123182164 gene encoding fructose-1,6-bisphosphatase, cytosolic isoform X2 gives MDHAAEAQRTDLMTITRHALNEQGRHPESRGDFTILLSHIVLGCKFVASAVNKAGLAKLIGLAGETNVQGEEQKKLDVLSNEVFVKALVSSGRTCVLVSEENEAAIFVDAPLRGKYCVCFDPLDGSSNIDCGVSIGTIFGIYMIKDKDNATLEDVLQPGTDMIAAGYCMYGSSCTLVLSTGNGVNGFTLDPSLGEFILTHPNIKIPNKGKIYSVNEGNARNWDAPTAKYAERCKFPQDGSSPKSLRYIGSMVADVHRTLLYGGIFLYPADKKSPSGKALEIVPSEIHQRSPIFLGSYDDVEEIKSLYASESSTA, from the exons ATGGACCACGCGGCGGAGGCGCAGCGGACGGACCTGATGACGATCACGCGGCACGCGCTGAACGAGCAGGGCCGGCACCCGGAGTCCCGGGGCGACTTCACCATCCTCCTCTCCCACATCGTCCTCGGCTGCAAGTTCGTCGCCTCCGCCGTCAACAAGGCCGGCCTCGCCAAGCTCATCGGCCTCGCCGGGGAGACCAACGTCCAG GGCGAGGAGCAGAAGAAGCTGGACGTGCTCTCCAACGAGGTCTTTGTCAAGGCGCTTGTCAGCAGCGGCCGCACT TGTGTCCTCGTGTCTGAAGAGAACGAGGCGGCCATCTTCGTCGACGCGCCCCTCCGCGGAAAGTACTGCGTGTGCTTCGATCCCTTGGACGGCTCCTCCAACATCGACTGCGGCGTCTCCATCGGGACG ATCTTCGGGATCTACATGATCAAAGACAAGGACAACGCGACCCTGGAGGACGTGCTGCAACCCGGGACCGACATGATCGCCGCTGGCTACTGCATGTACGGGAGCTCATGCACG CTTGTCCTAAGCACTGGAAACGGTGTAAATGGCTTCACCCTTGATCCTTCCCTCGGGGAGTTCATACTTACCCATCCCAACATAAAG ATACCAAACAAAGGGAAGATCTACTCGGTCAATGAAGGGAACGCCAGAAACTGGGACGCGCCCACTGCAAA GTACGCAGAGAGATGCAAGTTTCCCCAAGACGGCTCATCGCCAAAATCCCTGAGATATATCGGAAG CATGGTTGCGGATGTTCATCGTACCCTGCTCTACGGAGGCATATTTCTGTACCCCGCCGACAAGAAGAGCCCCAGCGGAAAG GCCCTTGAAATTGTTCCTTCTGAGATACACCAGAGGTCTCCGATATTCCTCGGGAGCTACGATGATGTGGAGGAGATTAAATCATTGTATGCTTCGGAGTCGAGCACCGCCTGA
- the LOC123182164 gene encoding fructose-1,6-bisphosphatase, cytosolic isoform X3 → MDHAAEAQRTDLMTITRHALNEQGRHPESRGDFTILLSHIVLGCKFVASAVNKAGLAKLIGLAGETNVQGEEQKKLDVLSNEVFVKALVSSGRTCVLVSEENEAAIFVDAPLRGKYCVCFDPLDGSSNIDCGVSIGTIFGIYMIKDKDNATLEDVLQPGTDMIAAGYCMYGSSCTLVLSTGNGVNGFTLDPSLGEFILTHPNIKIPNKGKIYSVNEGNARNWDAPTAKYAERCKFPQDGSSPKSLRYIGSMVADVHRTLLYGGIFLYPADKKSPSGKVRVLYEDFPMSFLMEQAGGQSFTGKQRALEIVPSEIHQRSPIFLGSYDDVEEIKSLYASESSTA, encoded by the exons ATGGACCACGCGGCGGAGGCGCAGCGGACGGACCTGATGACGATCACGCGGCACGCGCTGAACGAGCAGGGCCGGCACCCGGAGTCCCGGGGCGACTTCACCATCCTCCTCTCCCACATCGTCCTCGGCTGCAAGTTCGTCGCCTCCGCCGTCAACAAGGCCGGCCTCGCCAAGCTCATCGGCCTCGCCGGGGAGACCAACGTCCAG GGCGAGGAGCAGAAGAAGCTGGACGTGCTCTCCAACGAGGTCTTTGTCAAGGCGCTTGTCAGCAGCGGCCGCACT TGTGTCCTCGTGTCTGAAGAGAACGAGGCGGCCATCTTCGTCGACGCGCCCCTCCGCGGAAAGTACTGCGTGTGCTTCGATCCCTTGGACGGCTCCTCCAACATCGACTGCGGCGTCTCCATCGGGACG ATCTTCGGGATCTACATGATCAAAGACAAGGACAACGCGACCCTGGAGGACGTGCTGCAACCCGGGACCGACATGATCGCCGCTGGCTACTGCATGTACGGGAGCTCATGCACG CTTGTCCTAAGCACTGGAAACGGTGTAAATGGCTTCACCCTTGATCCTTCCCTCGGGGAGTTCATACTTACCCATCCCAACATAAAG ATACCAAACAAAGGGAAGATCTACTCGGTCAATGAAGGGAACGCCAGAAACTGGGACGCGCCCACTGCAAA GTACGCAGAGAGATGCAAGTTTCCCCAAGACGGCTCATCGCCAAAATCCCTGAGATATATCGGAAG CATGGTTGCGGATGTTCATCGTACCCTGCTCTACGGAGGCATATTTCTGTACCCCGCCGACAAGAAGAGCCCCAGCGGAAAGGTTCG TGTTCTGTACGAGGATTTCCCCATGTCGTTCCTGATGGAGCAAGCCGGAGGCCAGTCTTTCACCGGCAAACAGCGG GCCCTTGAAATTGTTCCTTCTGAGATACACCAGAGGTCTCCGATATTCCTCGGGAGCTACGATGATGTGGAGGAGATTAAATCATTGTATGCTTCGGAGTCGAGCACCGCCTGA